The following coding sequences lie in one Salmo salar chromosome ssa13, Ssal_v3.1, whole genome shotgun sequence genomic window:
- the LOC106567763 gene encoding A-kinase anchor protein 1, mitochondrial → MVQRLQSVLTLYLSGVLAFLGLWWYTSRKKEHLTDKGETTADQEHLSSPRDMGNCVVENGHSTGTHMDGHAVRERSLVEQELVDSTNTPAAAELGIVPLCQSQPEVRVVAADGLIRGLDTAAVKPVYESTESSAQVFLETAAEDGPEQDLELQWEHQPCLESTCSLSICDLGSVKSKSVGESAGLNQPPQSETLEDITNSTLNQEPAEAVVGPEPAEAVVGPEPAEAVVGPEPAEAVVGPEPAEAVVGPEPAEAVVGPEPAEAVVGPEPAEAVVGPEPAEAVVGPEPAEGDMLSAVEEPTCLAFPSHLITSQVSASKQPLGILRSPQKKDQSEECELSRSNIAEINQLVSWLITDVVSAAVSQFLKEKTQLGRSVSPLCSGDPCKAADHISMHNSEPEHEMPPLFQEDLCSTTGRENISSSPIVQEDVKHDHSSRAQIEKIELAEEDSAVGDSGSSSGQTEKVSSGNDLSTSMSSQPPRGPAEGQEATSMFLTNGWWTANVPGSGVNSMDCVDGYCEHEARDNKHSSPSPPSQLLNTDQAFEKYNQSHNSSQSPTVWEIEVPNHFVGRVIGKKGRHMNYLKEKSGAKVFITALPYTQEFQICHIEGSEEQVDCALELIRKKIKDLDVTNCYVQPPVASLPSLSITSWLLLPHRVTVEVTVIQIASGNCVFLQQHKHPTFHALCGLDQNMSLCYSYPGCPPLPAPVEVGVICAAQMPEGAWWRAQVMGHHEDTMVELRYVDYGGYDIVKMDTLRQIRSDFVALPFQGSEVILENIAPIPGEDFKAAAKSSLEEMTRGLGLLAQVTNYHTSGIPLVQIWRTEGEELVSVNRAMVDNGLCSWVDSP, encoded by the exons ATGGTGCAGAGGCTTCAATCCGTTCTGACCCTCTACCTGTCAGGAGTGTTGGCTTTCCTAGGCCTGTGGTGGTACACCTCTCGGAAGAAGGAACACCTCACTGACAAGGGTGAGACGACCGCAGACCAGGAGCACCTGTCCTCCCCTAGAGACATGGGTAACTGTGTTGTGGAGAATGGCCACTCGACTGGGACGCATATGGACGGGCACGCAGTGAGGGAGCGGTCATTAGTGGAACAGGAGCTTGTTGATAGTACAAACaccccagcagcagcagagctgggTATAGTCCCACTCTGCCAATCACAACCTGAGGTAAGGGTTGTGGCTGCAGACGGTCTCATTAGAGGCCTGGATACTGCTGCCGTGAAGCCTGTTTACGAGAGCACTGAGTCTTCAGCTCAAGTGTTCCTAGAGACTGCAGCTGAGGATGGACCTGAGCAGGATCTGGAATTACAATGGGAACACCAGCCATGCTTAGAATCAACTTGTTCCTTATCAATCTGTGACCTAGGCTCTGTTAAATCTAAGTCCGTCGGTGAAAGTGCAGGTTTAAATCAACCACCACAGTCTGAGACACTGGAGGACATTACAAACAGCACTTTGAACCAGGAGCCTGCAGAGGCGGTGGTTGGACCGGAGCCTGCAGAGGCGGTGGTTGGACCGGAGCCTGCAGAGGCGGTGGTTGGACCGGAGCCTGCAGAGGCGGTGGTTGGACCGGAGCCGGCAGAGGCGGTGGTTGGACCGGAGCCGGCAGAGGCGGTGGTTGGACCGGAGCCGGCAGAGGCGGTGGTTGGACCGGAGCCGGCAGAGGCGGTGGTTGGACCGGAGCCGGCAGAGGCGGTGGTTGGACCGGAGCCGGCAGAGGGAGACATGCTGTCTGCTGTGGAAGAACCAACCTGTCTGGCTTTCCCCAGCCACCTTATAACCAGTCAGGTGTCTGCCTCAAAGCAGCCATTGGGAATTCTGAGGTCACCTCAGAAGAAAGACCAGTCTGAGGAATGTGAACTCAGCAGGAGCAACATTGCAGAAATTAACCAGCTGGTGTCATGGCTCATCACTGATGTGGTCTCTGCAGCAGTGAGTCAATTCCTGAAGGAGAAGACACAGCTAGGACGTAGTGTTAGTCCTCTCTGTAGCGGGGACCCCTGCAAAGCCGCAGACCACATCTCAATGCATAATAGTGAACCTGAGCATGAGATGCCACCTCTATTCCAAGAGGATCTGTGTTCAACAACCGGCAGAGAGAACATCAGTTCATCTCCTATAGTTCAGGAGGACGTGAAACACGACCACAGCAGTAGAGCTCAGATTGAGAAGATCGAGCTAGCAGAAGAAGATTCTGCAGTAGGGGATTCTGGATCCAGCTCTGGTCAGACTGAAAAGGTCTCCAGTGGCAATGACTTGAGCACCAGTATGAGCTCGCAACCACCCAGAGGACCCGCTGAAGGACAGGAGGCCACCAGCATGTTCCTTACTAACGGTTGGTGGACGGCGAATGTTCCAG GCTCTGGTGTGAACAGCATGGACTGTGTAGACGGTTACTGTGAACATGAAGCCAGGGACAACAAGCATAGCAGTCCCAGTCCACCAAGTCAGCTACTGAACACCGATCAGGCATTTGAAAAATACAACCAAAGTCACAACAGCAGCCAATCACCGACTGTTTGGGAGATAGAGGTGCCAAAT CATTTTGTTGGTAGAGTGATTGGGAAGAAGGGGCGACATATGAACTACCTGAAGGAGAAGTCTGGAGCTAAGGTCTTCATCACCGCCCTACCTTACACCCAGGAGTTCCAGATCTGCCACATAGAGG GGTCAGAGGAACAGGTGGATTGTGCTCTGGAGCTGATCAGGAAAAAGATCAAAGATCTAGATGTGACCAACTGTTATGTCCAACCTCCAGTGGCcagcctgccctctctctccatcacatcctGG CTGCTGCTTCCCCATAGGGTGACCGTTGAGGTAACGGTGATCCAGATAGCGTCTGGGAACTGTGTGTTCCTCCAGCAGCACAAACACCCCACCTTCCATGCTCTCTGCGGTCTGGACCAAAATATGAGCCTGTGCTACTCTTACCCAGGGTGCCCTCCCCTGCCAGCCCCAGTGGAAG tTGGAGTGATCTGTGCTGCCCAGATGCCTGAGGGAGCCTGGTGGAGAGCGCAGGTGATGGGTCACCATGAAGACACCATGGTGGAACTCCGCTATGTGGACTATGGAGGCTATGACATAGTGAAAATGGACACTCTCCGCCAGATCAG GTCTGACTTCGTTGCGTTGCCGTTCCAAGGGTCTGAGGTGATCCTGGAAAATATTGCACCCATTCCAG GAGAAGATTTTAAAGCTGCAGCCAAATCTTCCCTGGAGGAGATGACACGAGGATTGGGACTACTTGCACAG GTCACGAACTATCACACCAGTGGCATTCCTTTGGTACAGATATGGAGAACAGAAGGAGAAGAG TTGGTGTCTGTGAACCGTGCTATGGTGGATAATGGACTGTGCAGCTGGGTAGACAGCCCCTGA